Within Cucumis melo cultivar AY chromosome 4, USDA_Cmelo_AY_1.0, whole genome shotgun sequence, the genomic segment gttctatttttttttactcaattTACTTATGATTTGCTTCAAAATTCTAATCTTAAAAAGAAATAGTAAAGTGTGGGAGGGCTAAGGAGGGATGAGAGAGATCTTGGTTTCgaagaaaaaataaactaaattaaattttgagtttattCATCAATGTGGCACAAAAgttttatagaataaattaacGAGATTTATTTTCATTCATCCATTTGGGTAACATGCTAAATCTATAAAAACTAGAGAAGTCAATTTGGTGAATGGGTTAACTAAATACTAACAAAGTAATATTTCTTAAAAGTTCAGAAATTCATATAGATGTTCTTAAAAGTTTGTAACCAAAATAGatataaatagaaagagaaTTAGTTTCATAAAAGTGTGATCCCCCGCGGAAACTTCACCTTAATGCAGTAAATAAATTGAACTTTTCGCCTAATATTCCGTAACCAATGTTTAATGGATAAGGACGTCACCGATTGAGTTGAATCCGAAGAACATTCGCCCAAATTTTCAGAACTCAACAATTCAACGCGATATTTGGGTTTAACCTTTGATGCTGCTGTGTTCTGATTGCTGGCACGTCCCAATTGGAAAAAATGGAAGGAAAGAGGTGAAATGATTTACAAACTCCTCATTAGGTGCTGCTTTTCGTTGGTTCGATTACGCTTTACGACTTCAAATTCCATACAGATTCGAAGAAATTGAAGATAGATAATGCTAAAGTCTGTTCATTTGTTCGGTTGCTCATCTGGGTTTGTTTCAAATCTTCTGAAACCCAATAGCATTGTTGGATTCAGTCTTACTTCCATCTCTTCTAAACGGTTGTCAGCGTCGTCTTCATTATCTTGTTCTTCTTCAATATTGTCATGTTCTAGCTCCGCTTCCCTGTTCTTGGCTCCTCGAACTGGTTCTTTCAAAGCATTTTGTGGGTCTACATGTTCTGAGGCAAATCAAGAAGGCACTTCCTCGTCTCCTTTGTCTATGTCAGAATCTCCTCCGCCATCATCTTCAACTGTAGTTCACTCTTCTGTGAGTCATTCTTTTTATTGACTggttttctttaaattttttttattcatcttGTGAGTCATTCTTTTGATTGGTCAGAATCAATTTCACTTATGTTGCCTGTTTTCTTTCATTTGGGTTGACTGTGATTATTACTTCTGTATTTGGGGGAAAGTGGAATGCTGCCTTATTATATTAGTGCTCTTCATAATGTTAGAAACAGATAGCCAACAAGATGGCTTGCTATTATTTATTAGAGAACTAGACAATGATGATAAATGAAGCATAAAaaggtttttgttttattaacgAAATATTTCTTACTTTTGGGGATTTGTGtgcatttcatttcatttcattggcTTTAACTTTTTTATTCATTGTACTGGCTGGGctatatgaaataaataaagtctCTTATGCAGGAAAAAATTCGTAATATACGGTTCTGTCAGTGGTGTGGAGGTCAAACAAAGCATGGAATACCTGATGGAGAGGAGAAATTGAGAGCTATTTGCACAGTTTGTGGGAGGATAACGTATCAAAATCCGAAGATGGTAATACTCTTGTATTTGTATGATCTTTGATCACTCTGCGCAGTTGCGATATAAACATTGGATTTTCTATTGCTCACAACTAACTATGCTTAAGATTAGGATGGAATGAATTTGTGCAGTTTGCTAggccatttttaaaatttgtcaGTAAGGTATTTTTTTGGATTACTAAATAGGTAATGTAATTACTGAAATTGAGTTTAAGAACAAGATTCAATTCAGTGAGAAAGATAACTGTTGAGAGTTGAATCGGGTTTGCTTTACTATAATCTGTTATCTAGCAGCAGTTTACTTGTAAGCAAGATCTGAATGTTTATGCATATATCGTAGTTTTCTATTTGGTTATGGTTTTCTTGTAAGCATATATCGACATTTGGAAATATATTTTGCCCTATATTGTTATAATTTGCACTTCCTGATTTTACTTTATGTTTCTACATTTATTTTTTCCCTTTGTGAATTTGTATTAGAGCTAGATATTATGCTAGCATTGAAGAGTTTTTATATGCAACCTATAAGCATTTCTTATCTGGAAAGTGCGTTGTggactttgctatattttctTGGTCATTGGTTTATTCCTCTACAAGGATAAATGCAATTCTTTACCTGTTTTCTGGATTTGATATTTGCAGGTGGTGGGTTGTTTGATTCATCACGAAAACAAGGTCTTACTTTGTAGGAGGAAGATCGAGCCTTCTTATGGCCTTTGGTatgtatgtagatgacatttAGAGATAagaaagggaaaaggaaaaCCACCTACCCAATTGCAAAAACTGTTCAATTTTGTGATGAAAACCAAAAGTTAGATTCTGGTGTTCTGaaaagccaaaaaaaaaaaaaaaagtccttGATTCTGCAGCAAATAACTTTTTGACATTTACTTAATGAATCCTTCCTTCTTTGACAACTTCTATAATTGTATTTGAGATCTAGTTGTTCAATAGGACTCTTCCAGCTGGTTACTTGGAAATTGGGGAGTCAGCAGCTGATGGTGCAATTAGGGAAACCTTGGAAGAAGCAAATGCAGAAGTGGAAGTTACATCCCCTTTTGCTCAGTTAGACATCCCTCTAATTGGCCAAGTAAGAAGAAACTTATTTTCCTTAATCATATTTTGGTGTCCAATATACTTAATATGACATAATTCATGTTTCTTTTTGCAGACGTATATAATTTTCGTGGGAAAGTTGAAGAAACCCCATTTCTCTCCTGGTCCTGAATCCCTTGAGTGCCGCCTTTTTCCTCTTGACGATATACCTTTTGATTCTCTTGCATTTTCATCCATGCTGGTTACCTTAAGACTGGTATGTGTCTTTTGAACATCAGTACATTTGAATTTTGTACATTAGAGACCCATATGTTGAACATTCATGGTTCGAGTTTTTTTTAACATAGTTCTTgttatctaaattttaaaattgctaAATAGAAAAGATTGACTTGAAATTTAATTAGTGAAAATGAAATACatctttattattgatatttgCTTCGCAATATATGAGAAAATACTTGTTTAGAATAGCAACTTCACCGATGTGTTGGAAACTAGCAAGTCAGTAACAAGAAATAGAGACTAAGAAATCAAAATTAGACGAGAAACTAGGAACTAAGTATTGTCAATGCAGCTAGTTTCTTGTTTCTACCTTtttcgaaaaagaaaaagttagaatcctattttttgaaaaactgAAACTGTGAGAAATTACAAATAAAGTCTAGGACTAAGAGCAAGTATTAtggaaaactttttttttttctttctttcttttttcccccTTTATTTGATGAAGAGAGAACATGAAGAACGCAAGCAGGCAATTCAAAAGGGAAAGCACAGGCCAAAAGAAGCCAAAAAAGCTAGCAAAACCTAGGAGAACAAAATGCAGAACAGGCTCCAATTTAAAAGAATGCGAGATAAAGTATTATGTAAAACATAAAGCTATACCTTGGTTAATCTTTGTTCATTATTCAACTCTCTGTCATGAGATGTATGGAATTTTGCTTATTCATACACCAATCGTTTGCCTAATATTAAATGTTCTTCTATTTCTCTCTAGTCAAATACTACAAGGATGACCCCAGCACATTTTGAACCTTGTTATCATAAAAAGGTGTAGGCCCCAAGAAAATCTAAACATTTGTTGAAACGAGGCCCAAGTTTCATTCCAAAAGGACAATGTAAATAATAGACACCAATTTCTTAACAACCTGACATCTTGAGTGGTTACTGAGTGGCCTTAACTTTTCTACAAAATACTTTAAGGCTTTAAGCAACCGTATCTTGTACATCTGATTGCAGTATGTTGAGGATGTCAAGGCAGGAAGAACCACATTCCACTATGGGACCATCAATAAAAGGTACTCTAAAATTCACATATTCGATAAAATGCATGTTTCAGAATGTGAATCTGAGTTCTTTTCTGATATAGGAAGTCAAACTCTGTATTTATTCTGGATATATTTTATACCATTGCGATACATATTTAAGTTTGATTTAGAAAGTTTCTGTTTAATCAAGCCATGGAGGGAAGAATGCGTGATATAGCGATTGCTTTGAATTTAATCCAATTTACCTATTTCTTCATTATATATAAATTTGGATTTTCTCGACCTACCTGTCATCCTTTGTGTGCCGTGACTCCCTCCCGTCTCTCTCtcataaaaacataaaaaaaggTTACATTTCTGCCATTTCCTCCTTGTACATCTACAAAAAATGTTAAATCTTCCATCCTGTCAGAGggaagaaagaacaagaaaaatgaataaaatgaGTCTTTGGTATTATTCACATTTTATGCATGCATGGAGGAACTAGTTTTGACCGATCAAGTAGTAAATGAGTCTTTACTGTAATTCACTAACAAACCCAAAAGCCTATTATGATATATTTAATCGTTTATGTATATTCTTTGTATTTGTAGACCTAAATCATTAATATCAATTAGCAAGGAAAATGACAAGCAGGAGTTCAAATAGATTTGTGGAAACCTTCTTACTCTTACCTATTAGCAAACATATTCTGCCAAAGGCCTTGATGCAGTTTAGTTCATTGGATGTTCTCTCACTTTCAAAGTGTCGTTTTATTGAAATGCATGTTCTTGgcatttaattttctttgttaATGGTTTTTCCCAGGCCTGGTACAGGTGCCTCAGATATTCATGCCTATACTCTTGACTATCATCTAAGATTGTGACAAGGTATTTCCTATTGCATAATCATATAAGTATACTATAGAAAAGAAATATGCAGGAATAATTTGCCCTTCTTCTTTCCCTTTTGATTTGTTAATTCAAAATTGATCGTTTGAATTGAGGTTCAAGGTTCTTCTGAGTGTTCCTTAAATCCTTTGACCTTGATAAGGCCCTGACGGGagtttatataaatataaataagaaaCCATGCTTTTACCGAGAAGAAATGGAAGAATACAGGGATATTGCCCGGCAAAGGAGCTCCAGTCTAGCCAAATAAAACCTAGAAGGAAGATCTAAGTCCAAAGAAAGACATGAAACATGATAAGGGACCATACCTCGACACAAGAACCCTCAATCTCTTTGAAACTTCTATTGTATCTTTCAAGACAAAGATCACAAAACAGCACCAACGCTGACAAAAGCCATAAAAGAAAACCTTTATCATGGTTTtggtaaaaaaaatgtgttatTGAGCAAAAGAAACAGGAATGTGAGTCAATTTGACCGGACAGTTATCCAGTTTTCATGCTATCCCTGACTCCTAATCGGAAAATCATGTTAGATCGGCATTGTAAACATAAATTCTCAAGCGCTCCCAGTGGTTTGGCCTCTCCCCAAGATTAGTCTTAAATTCCTCAACTTATTGTATTTACAATAACTTTCTTAACAAACTCTACTTATGTTTGCATTGTTTTCCTTTCTGTTCATTTAGAAGACTTGGGATTCCTCCACTTTCCAATGATTTAAAACGGAGTTTCTGAAGTTTCTGAATTTAGTTAGTCGGTCTTCACTGCTTTGATCAATCCAATCCGACCTGACAGATGCGACCGAAGAATGCTAAATTTCCTTGATATGCCTCCTCTTCTTTCTAAACtgtttttctttccattatgCAGCTAAGGAGCTCAAAGGGTGAGACTTGAACTTCTGGGGGGAATTAGGTCCCATCCCATCTGATTCTTTTCAAACTTGAGGAGACAACAAGTCGAAATATGGATCACTTACATTCAAGTAGAGACAAGACATCTGCAATTTAAAGTTCATAACAATTCAACCTTGACTTTTGTAATGTGATAAAGAGGAATATTCATGCTTCTGAATATTCAATTACAATTCTTGAGCAAGCTTGTGCAATTTTTTGCATTGTTCATCATCTACTCTTGTTCTGTTATCAATTTGTTGAAAAGACACCAAAAAATATGAATGATCTTATTGGCTTTCAAGGATATCACTGGATGTCTGAGAGTATAGCTTGACAATCTTTGGATCTTCTCAACACATGCCTTGACGGCCAAGTTATGATcaacaagagaaaaaaaagaatgatcgaTAATGGTATAGAAATGTTCGAAACTCAACTCTCCTTGTTGGGTTACTAATGtcattttataaattaaaattcgATGGAGCTTAAGAGGGAGAGACAACTCTCAAATTgattttccctttctttttggTTAAAATTGGTATGTTTTTGACTAATATATCTAATGATCAATGTTATGCATTCAttcattcaaattaaattttgttatgGATTTATTACATTTCTCTTAACAATTATTAGTTAATTTGCTGTTTCTTGGTTGGAATTGGTGAAATATACTATATAGTACAatcaaagggaaaaaaaaaaaggggaaacTCATTTAAGTACAAAAGATAAAAATGAATTACATTGGGAGAAGTGTATTAATTTTTTCAGATTACAGTAAACTTTACATTCACAAAAAACATTTCAACTGGTTTAGGTTGAactagaaaaaagaaatgttaGTAATCTTTatctaaaactaaaaaattttTGGCAAAATTTTGCTCTAAATCTAATACAGAGCTCATATTCAATTTCTCTAGGTTTGTCTATCAACCCCTagctatcattgatagatagATTATAGGATTTTActaaatatttttagtaattttttccatttaaagtaaaatttctttttttccttataataatTTTCTATATAAAGAATTATTAACTTTTTTATACGTGTTCAATAAGGTAAACATACTGCTACtaatacacacacatatatatttcaaaattcttatgttgttttttctattaaaattggtttaattaacaaaatttggaaggaaagaaaagaaagaaagaaagaaagaaagaaagaaagaaataaataaataaataaaatgatgGCGCCGTGTAAAACGTTCCATTTATCCAAATCAAAGATGTTCTTCGTTTACTAGCAAGTCTTCAGCCATCGCCTCTGTCTCTTTGCTTGCAACCAATTTCTGTTTTTTTGGTTGATTTTAACTTCTTCATCATTCCATTCCAATTTCCAATACCCAATTCTTTATTCTCTATTCTCTTCCAGATCTCCTACATTTCAATCCCCAAGTTTCCGTCTTCAAATTTCACGGGCTTCCTTTTCATAGCTTCTAACTTTTATGCCGGGGACAACGACAATCCATCTCCCCTCCTAAAATATGGACAGAACCGGATCCTTCAATCACCATACTTCATCCAACGATTCCCAGAATTCTTGGAATCCAGATACTGGATTTGGCGCCAATGATCGGAGGTTCGCTTTCTCCCGTCAAGCTTCCTCTAAGCAATGGCAAGACTTGCCCCCCCATACTCCTTTTTCTATCAACTCCGACGATTCCGCCAAGCCTTTGCTTTCGCGGAATATGTCGAGCATAAACATTCCGCCTGGGGGATACTTTCCTTCTGAAAGTAACAAATTTTTTAGTGTAAAGGATAATTCAGGTGATAAATTATCGGTTTTGTCTCTTGCTTTTTCGATTTTGGAGAATGTGAGATCTGGGAATCGGTATATGAAGAGGCTGTTTTTGATGATTTCGCTTAATGTTCTGTATTCGACTGCCGAGTTAGCTATTGGTCTCCTTACTGGTCGTATTGGTATGGATGTCActgtctttcttccttttatgTCAAATTTTATTCTTTGTATGCGAAgaatttattttgtttgtttgttttttatgaCTACAGGTCTGGTTTCTGATGCATTTCATTTGACTTTTGGCTGTGGCCTTCTAACATTTTCATTGTTTGCGATTTCTGCCTCTCGGAGTAAGCCCAATCATGTTTACACCTATGGGTAAGGTTTATTTTCTCGTTCCTGTGAAATCAGATGAACTATATTAAGTTCTTAATTTAACTTAATTAGTTCATAATGATTTCATCAAGTTTTACTCTCTATTGAAAGTAGTTTCTTGACATTTTTGAGTTATGCGCtttttattacatatatgtgtgtgtgcGCGCGCGTTTTTTTTTCAGTTTCTCTTTCCCTCATCTTTTGTAAATTTCTGTTTCATCATTCACGTGTCAAACATTTTTAATCAAGTCCTTGTTGACTCTCTGAAtagtaaaatttattattaGTTGAGTTAGAATCATCTATGTTTTAATTCAATGAGTTGCTCATTCACCACATACCCTGTTAGAGTATTGAAAGCCTACCCACTCTATTTACTCGCCATACTAACTTTACTAACTTTTATAGGTTGTGAAAGATGAAACCATGATGCAGCTATACTATTAACTGCCTATCTCATTAGAAAatactaattttaaatttatatatcgTTTTCTTACACATCTATTGATGTGAATTTGTAATCGGATCATCAAGGACAAAATTGTATACATATGAATTAGTTGAAACATGAATAGGGTGCCACGGTTTGAACAAATATCAATGAACTTTACAATTGTGTATTGCTTTGCATATCGAAAATTTTATATTGCTTTGCTTTGCcaaattttatttgattaatAGAAATGATTAATTGTAGTGATTTGTCTTACCAGGTACAAGAGACTAGAGGTTTTGGCTGCATTTACTAATGCTGTAAGTATTCAAAATTTTACATGTTTATGCATATTTACTGTCCCCGGAACTGTTCTGCTTGATGTATTCATGCTATCCTTTTTTGACTGATGACTTGTTGGTCCATGTTCTTTTGATCTCTCAAGTTTATGTATTGTAATTAAGTAAGAAGTATTTCTTCAGTTttcaaaaaagaacaaaaaatctTTGCTTCCTTATAAGCTTATAAAAAATTAGTACTCCGTTACATGTGTAGACAGCTTTGGAACTAAGTTCTATTTATTATTCCTTTTTGCTACCTGGACATTTACTACTCCGTTACATGTGTAGACAGCTATTTCTTCTGTTCCTGTCATTTTCGTTAGCCGTGGAAGCACTTCATGCTTTTATACAAGATGAATCTGAACACAAGTAAGTAGTTCCCTAAACATTGATTTGGAGATGTAATATTACTGTTGGTCTTTACTAGAATGCCATCTACTAGTTTTTCCACACTGAATCTCCTGCCAGTAATATATTTTTCTGTTTTCAGGCTCTTGCCACTTATCACATCTTTTTATGGTTTAGGTTCCTAGTTTCCCTATGTGTACCATAAACTAATTAACCTGATGGTTAGGTGTTTTCATTATgcaaaaattttgaattttttctaCTGATAGTAATTTTTAGCTGGCAGGATTCATGTCCACAGGGCACACGGATATGGTGATAGATTGTACTATGATACATGGTCACAATACAAACTTTAAACACTTTTATGGAAGCATATATTTCACTATTTTCAATGAAAGTATGATTTCTTaccagaaagaaagaataccgggacataaaaaaaaaaaaaaaacccagtTCGACAATCATTCCATCATTTTATGGTAAATTGACATTTGTATAATCACTTTTATATGTGAAACcaattaaacttttaattcaaattatttttaaggTGGACGTAATGAATGAGTTCTTGTGGTTTTATTTTGTATCGATAATATAGTATTTATGCATATCTATACAACTATTTTCACCTTTCAGGCACTACTTAATTGTCTCAGCCGTAACAAATTTGTTGGTCAATCTTATTGGTGTTTGGTTCTTCAGGAACTATGCTCGCATTAATCTTGGTGAGTCCCCTGTTTTTGGTTACATCATCTGATCGTTTCCTTACTTTTCACCTAACTCCATTGATTCTTCTTAAATTTCATGGATAAGAATTGTTTATTGTTATATTCAATTAAGGATTGTGTGTGTTACATTATGGATCTTTCAGTTTCACTAGACTAGTCTAGACTATGCTTAGGATGTTGTATGTATCAACTAACTACAGCCTATTAGGTCATTTCATCCACTTTTTCTATCTATAATATTTATTTAGGTCttcg encodes:
- the LOC103486759 gene encoding nudix hydrolase 23, chloroplastic isoform X2 → MLKSVHLFGCSSGFVSNLLKPNSIVGFSLTSISSKRLSASSSLSCSSSILSCSSSASLFLAPRTGSFKAFCGSTCSEANQEGTSSSPLSMSESPPPSSSTVVHSSEKIRNIRFCQWCGGQTKHGIPDGEEKLRAICTVCGRITYQNPKMVVGCLIHHENKVLLCRRKIEPSYGLWTLPAGYLEIGESAADGAIRETLEEANAEVEVTSPFAQLDIPLIGQTYIIFVGKLKKPHFSPGPESLECRLFPLDDIPFDSLAFSSMLVTLRLYVEDVKAGRTTFHYGTINKRPGTGASDIHAYTLDYHLRL
- the LOC103486759 gene encoding nudix hydrolase 23, chloroplastic isoform X3 yields the protein MLKSVHLFGCSSGFVSNLLKPNSIVGFSLTSISSKRLSASSSLSCSSSILSCSSSASLFLAPRTGSFKAFCGSTCSEANQEGTSSSPLSMSESPPPSSSTVVHSSSLMQEKIRNIRFCQWCGGQTKHGIPDGEEKLRAICTVCGRITYQNPKMVVGCLIHHENKVLLCRRKIEPSYGLWTLPAGYLEIGESAADGAIRETLEEANAEVEVTSPFAQLDIPLIGQTYIIFVGKLKKPHFSPGPESLECRLFPLDDIPFDSLAFSSMLVTLRLREHEERKQAIQKGKHRPKEAKKASKT
- the LOC103486759 gene encoding nudix hydrolase 23, chloroplastic isoform X1, which produces MLKSVHLFGCSSGFVSNLLKPNSIVGFSLTSISSKRLSASSSLSCSSSILSCSSSASLFLAPRTGSFKAFCGSTCSEANQEGTSSSPLSMSESPPPSSSTVVHSSSLMQEKIRNIRFCQWCGGQTKHGIPDGEEKLRAICTVCGRITYQNPKMVVGCLIHHENKVLLCRRKIEPSYGLWTLPAGYLEIGESAADGAIRETLEEANAEVEVTSPFAQLDIPLIGQTYIIFVGKLKKPHFSPGPESLECRLFPLDDIPFDSLAFSSMLVTLRLYVEDVKAGRTTFHYGTINKRPGTGASDIHAYTLDYHLRL
- the LOC103486757 gene encoding metal tolerance protein C2, whose product is MDRTGSFNHHTSSNDSQNSWNPDTGFGANDRRFAFSRQASSKQWQDLPPHTPFSINSDDSAKPLLSRNMSSINIPPGGYFPSESNKFFSVKDNSGDKLSVLSLAFSILENVRSGNRYMKRLFLMISLNVLYSTAELAIGLLTGRIGLVSDAFHLTFGCGLLTFSLFAISASRSKPNHVYTYGYKRLEVLAAFTNALFLLFLSFSLAVEALHAFIQDESEHKHYLIVSAVTNLLVNLIGVWFFRNYARINLVYRKAEDMNYHSICLHVLADSIRSAGLILASWFLSLGVQNAEVLCLGLVSVAVFMIVMPLFRATSGVLLQMAPPSIPTSALSKCWRQITSHEDIVEITQARFWELVPGQVIGSLSLTTKKGMGSRQALEFVHDMYHELGIQDLTVQTEDA